A region of Rhodospirillales bacterium DNA encodes the following proteins:
- a CDS encoding ATP-binding cassette domain-containing protein, which yields MEKNLFRYIWRHSRSEQLVILGLVVLAQVFYFASLNIPKSIVNDGIEGKAFRNAAQVPFLRIDLPVPSFIAESGWIRVFDGLTLSQWPYLVAMSLLFLFMVTVNGLFKKTINTQKGRMGERMLRRLRYTLYDRILLFPNAHFRKVKAAELSSMVKDEVEPLGGFIGDAYIQPAFLGGQALTALLFIILQSFWLGLIVISVLAVQAFIIPRLRKRILALGKRRQITARQLAGRIAETVDGVHEVRTNATSNYERADIAQRLGEIFTIRFELYQRKFTAKFLNNLLAQTTPFMIYLIGGYSVLFGDMQVGAVVGVLLAYKDLPGPVKELIDWDQQRQDIQQKYEQVVEQFEPEGMLPAELQAIPDGPVAPLTGEIELAGVSVVEESGAKTLDGVTLAFPVGAKVALLGAGGSGKETVAQLLARLSAPTTGDVRVGGASLRTLPESTTGARIGYVGQDVYLFPVSVRDNLLYGLKRRPAPITYADDLAAARAAFVAESRRAGNPIDDPQADWIDYDAAGATGPADIDARVAAALRVVELEEDVYQFGLRGTIDPATRPAVVEAILKARAELHARLEAPGFAALVEPFDRDRYNRNMSVAENLLFGTPVGRTFDPDNIGADPYMREVLRREGLEAPLTAMGVKIAETMVELFADLPPGNPFFEQFSFIAAEDLPVFRTLLSRLAGRGVADLDAADRARFAALPFRYIEARHRLGLIDDAMEERLLAARRAFADTLPADLAGAIELYDEARYNGAATLQDNILFGRVVYGQAQGPQRVGKLIAEVLEGLGLRGAVVEVGLDYNVGVAGKRLSVVQRQKAGLARALVKRPDLLVLNEATAVFDGATQQRVLEAVLAASAGGVVCALSRAALADRFDNAVVMAGGRIVARGTAAELADDKAYAELLGAG from the coding sequence ATGGAAAAGAACCTGTTCCGGTACATCTGGCGGCATAGCCGGAGCGAGCAGCTCGTCATCCTCGGGCTGGTGGTGCTGGCGCAGGTGTTCTATTTCGCCTCGCTCAACATCCCCAAATCGATCGTCAACGACGGCATCGAGGGCAAGGCGTTCCGGAACGCCGCCCAGGTCCCGTTCCTGCGCATCGACCTGCCGGTGCCGTCGTTCATCGCCGAGAGCGGCTGGATCCGCGTGTTCGATGGCCTGACGCTGTCGCAGTGGCCGTACCTCGTCGCGATGAGCCTGCTGTTCCTGTTCATGGTCACCGTGAACGGGCTGTTCAAGAAGACCATCAACACCCAGAAGGGCCGCATGGGCGAGCGCATGCTGCGCCGCCTGCGCTACACGCTGTACGACCGCATCCTGCTGTTTCCCAACGCCCATTTCCGCAAGGTCAAGGCGGCCGAGCTCAGCAGCATGGTGAAGGACGAGGTCGAGCCGCTGGGCGGCTTCATCGGCGACGCCTACATCCAGCCGGCGTTCCTCGGCGGCCAGGCGCTGACCGCGCTGCTGTTCATCATCCTGCAGAGCTTCTGGCTCGGCCTGATCGTGATCTCGGTGCTGGCGGTGCAGGCCTTCATCATCCCGCGCTTGCGCAAGCGCATCCTGGCGCTGGGCAAGCGGCGCCAGATCACGGCGCGCCAGCTCGCCGGCCGCATCGCCGAGACGGTCGACGGTGTGCACGAGGTGCGCACCAACGCCACCTCGAACTACGAGCGCGCCGACATCGCGCAGCGGCTGGGCGAGATCTTCACGATCCGCTTCGAGCTCTACCAGCGCAAGTTCACCGCCAAGTTCCTCAACAACCTGCTCGCCCAGACGACGCCGTTCATGATCTACCTGATCGGCGGCTACTCGGTGCTGTTCGGCGACATGCAGGTCGGCGCCGTGGTCGGCGTGCTGCTGGCCTACAAGGACCTGCCCGGGCCGGTGAAGGAGCTGATCGACTGGGACCAGCAGCGCCAGGACATCCAGCAGAAATACGAGCAGGTGGTCGAGCAGTTCGAGCCCGAGGGCATGCTGCCGGCCGAGCTTCAGGCGATCCCCGACGGGCCGGTGGCGCCGCTGACCGGCGAGATCGAGCTGGCCGGCGTGTCGGTGGTCGAGGAGAGCGGCGCCAAGACGCTGGACGGCGTCACGCTGGCGTTTCCGGTCGGCGCCAAGGTGGCGCTGCTGGGCGCCGGCGGGTCCGGCAAGGAGACGGTCGCCCAGCTTCTCGCGCGGCTGTCGGCGCCGACCACCGGCGACGTGCGCGTCGGCGGCGCGTCGCTGCGGACGCTGCCGGAATCGACCACCGGCGCGCGCATCGGCTACGTCGGCCAGGACGTCTACCTGTTCCCGGTCAGCGTGCGCGACAACCTGCTCTACGGCCTCAAGCGGCGGCCGGCGCCGATCACCTACGCCGACGATCTGGCGGCGGCGCGCGCGGCCTTCGTCGCGGAGTCGCGCCGCGCCGGCAACCCGATCGACGATCCGCAGGCGGACTGGATCGACTACGACGCGGCGGGCGCCACCGGCCCGGCCGACATCGACGCGCGCGTGGCGGCAGCCTTGCGGGTGGTCGAGCTGGAGGAGGACGTCTACCAGTTCGGCCTGCGCGGCACGATCGACCCGGCGACGCGGCCGGCCGTGGTCGAGGCGATCCTCAAGGCGCGCGCCGAGCTGCACGCGCGGCTGGAGGCGCCGGGCTTCGCGGCGCTGGTCGAGCCGTTCGACCGCGACCGCTACAACCGCAACATGTCGGTGGCCGAGAACCTGCTGTTCGGCACGCCGGTGGGCAGGACCTTCGATCCCGACAACATCGGCGCCGATCCCTACATGCGCGAGGTGCTGCGCCGCGAGGGGCTGGAGGCGCCGCTGACGGCGATGGGCGTGAAGATCGCCGAGACCATGGTCGAGCTGTTCGCCGACCTGCCGCCGGGCAACCCGTTCTTCGAGCAGTTCAGCTTCATCGCGGCCGAGGATCTGCCGGTGTTCCGCACGCTGCTCAGCCGTCTGGCCGGCCGCGGCGTCGCCGACCTCGACGCCGCCGACCGCGCCCGCTTCGCCGCCCTGCCGTTCCGCTACATCGAGGCCCGCCACCGCCTCGGCCTGATCGACGACGCGATGGAGGAGCGCCTTCTGGCGGCGCGCCGCGCCTTCGCCGACACGCTGCCCGCCGACCTCGCCGGCGCCATCGAGCTCTACGACGAAGCCCGCTACAACGGCGCCGCCACGCTGCAGGACAACATCCTGTTCGGGCGCGTCGTCTACGGCCAGGCGCAGGGCCCGCAACGGGTCGGCAAGCTGATCGCCGAGGTGCTGGAGGGGCTGGGTCTGCGCGGCGCTGTCGTCGAGGTCGGTCTCGACTACAATGTCGGCGTCGCCGGCAAGCGGCTGTCGGTGGTCCAGCGGCAGAAGGCCGGGCTGGCGCGGGCGCTGGTCAAGCGGCCGGATCTGCTGGTGCTGAACGAGGCGACGGCGGTGTTCGACGGCGCCACGCAGCAGCGCGTGCTCGAGGCGGTCCTCGCGGCCAGCGCCGGCGGCGTGGTGTGCGCGCTGAGCCGGGCGGCGCTGGCCGACCGCTTCGACAACGCCGTGGTGATGGCCGGCGGCCGGATCGTGGCGCGCGGGACGGCGGCCGAGCTGGCGGACGACAAGGCCTACGCCGAGCTTCTCGGCGCGGGCTGA
- a CDS encoding cyclic nucleotide-binding domain-containing protein gives MSINEEVELLRAVPLFAKVEPAKLKLLAFTSERLTFDPGQELCHQGDMGDAMYVILGGSADVLIDSSGGQIKVAELKKNGFVGEIAILCDVPRTATVVAHDRLTTLKITKETFFRMVTEFPTMAVEMMRELAHRLEDTNQKLRAVSAKAA, from the coding sequence ATGAGCATCAACGAGGAAGTCGAGCTGCTGAGGGCCGTCCCGCTGTTCGCCAAGGTCGAGCCCGCGAAGCTCAAGCTGCTGGCCTTCACCAGCGAGAGGCTGACCTTCGATCCCGGGCAGGAGCTGTGCCACCAGGGCGACATGGGCGACGCCATGTACGTGATCCTGGGCGGCTCGGCCGACGTGCTGATCGATTCGTCCGGCGGCCAGATCAAGGTCGCCGAGCTGAAGAAGAACGGTTTCGTCGGCGAGATCGCGATCCTGTGCGACGTGCCGCGCACCGCCACCGTGGTGGCGCACGACCGGCTGACGACGCTGAAGATCACCAAGGAGACGTTCTTCCGCATGGTGACCGAGTTCCCGACCATGGCGGTGGAGATGATGCGCGAGCTGGCGCACCGGCTGGAGGACACCAACCAGAAGCTGCGCGCGGTCTCGGCCAAGGCCGCCTAG
- a CDS encoding GlsB/YeaQ/YmgE family stress response membrane protein, producing MGILGMVAIGFVVGLIAKFVMPGRDPSGFFATIAIGIVGSVVATFGGQALGLYKVGQTAGFLGSVVGAVVLLLLIRMVRR from the coding sequence ATGGGAATCCTCGGCATGGTCGCGATCGGCTTCGTGGTCGGGCTGATCGCCAAGTTCGTCATGCCGGGCAGGGATCCGTCCGGATTCTTCGCGACCATCGCCATCGGCATCGTCGGCTCGGTGGTCGCGACGTTCGGCGGCCAGGCGCTGGGCCTCTACAAGGTCGGCCAGACGGCCGGCTTCCTCGGCTCGGTGGTCGGCGCCGTGGTCCTGCTGCTGCTGATCCGCATGGTGCGGCGGTAG
- a CDS encoding TolC family protein yields MAVSFRAAALAAVASSLCCAAAAQAPRPLSLAEALQKASHAHPRLFIADRDIAIAEARRLQAGVRPNPQLSLEIDNAFGSGGYRWLRAAEATLQLSQVFELGGKRDARVAVAAAEHDAARHQLAAARLELLAETTTAFVAVAGAQRRALVLDRQLAALDRLTPLLRQRVEAGASSEADAARAQVAIDLARIDRDRARTAAAGARRDLASFMGLAQPDFTVVAGDLDRLARPPGFAAVLAAIDGNPQLTRWTAIRAQRDAEILAARLKPTPDLQLGVGLRHYRDSGSVAARLGVSVPIPVWDRNAGGVAEARETAAKAAGERDQARLALTATAGRAVDAMAGALQELDTLRRAVLPNARKALAAVEASYAQGRLPLLDLLESYRTLAEAELREVEALAAYHTAVATIEGLTGGLSTPSGRSAP; encoded by the coding sequence ATGGCTGTCAGTTTCCGCGCGGCGGCGCTCGCCGCGGTCGCGAGTTCGCTGTGCTGCGCCGCCGCCGCGCAGGCGCCGAGGCCGCTCTCGCTGGCCGAGGCGCTGCAGAAGGCCTCGCACGCGCATCCCCGGCTGTTCATCGCCGACCGCGACATCGCCATCGCCGAGGCGCGGCGCCTGCAGGCCGGCGTCCGGCCCAATCCACAGCTCTCGCTCGAGATCGACAACGCGTTCGGATCGGGCGGCTACCGATGGCTGCGCGCGGCCGAGGCGACGCTGCAGCTCAGCCAGGTCTTCGAGCTCGGCGGCAAGCGCGACGCCCGCGTCGCGGTGGCCGCGGCGGAGCACGACGCCGCCCGCCACCAGCTCGCCGCCGCGCGGCTCGAGCTGCTGGCCGAGACCACGACGGCGTTCGTCGCGGTCGCCGGCGCGCAGCGCCGCGCGCTGGTGCTCGACCGGCAGCTCGCGGCGCTCGACCGGCTGACCCCGCTGCTGCGCCAGCGCGTCGAGGCCGGCGCGTCGTCGGAGGCCGACGCCGCGCGCGCCCAGGTCGCGATCGACCTGGCGCGCATTGACCGCGACCGCGCGCGCACGGCGGCGGCCGGCGCGCGGCGCGACCTCGCGTCCTTCATGGGGCTGGCGCAGCCCGATTTCACGGTGGTGGCCGGCGATCTCGACCGGCTCGCGCGCCCGCCGGGCTTCGCCGCCGTGCTCGCCGCCATCGACGGCAATCCGCAGCTCACGCGCTGGACGGCGATCCGCGCGCAGCGCGACGCCGAGATCCTCGCCGCCCGCCTGAAGCCGACGCCGGATCTCCAGCTCGGCGTCGGCCTGCGCCACTACCGCGATTCAGGATCGGTCGCGGCGCGGCTCGGCGTCTCGGTGCCGATCCCGGTCTGGGACCGCAACGCCGGCGGCGTCGCCGAGGCGCGCGAGACCGCCGCCAAGGCCGCGGGCGAGCGCGACCAAGCCCGCCTCGCGCTGACCGCGACGGCCGGCCGGGCCGTCGACGCGATGGCCGGCGCGCTCCAGGAGCTGGACACGCTGCGCCGCGCCGTGCTGCCGAACGCGCGCAAGGCGCTGGCCGCCGTCGAGGCGAGCTACGCCCAGGGCCGCCTGCCGCTGCTCGATCTACTGGAGTCGTACCGGACGCTCGCCGAGGCCGAGCTGCGCGAGGTCGAGGCGCTGGCCGCCTACCACACCGCCGTCGCCACGATCGAGGGGTTGACCGGCGGACTTTCCACGCCTTCCGGAAGGAGCGCGCCATGA
- a CDS encoding efflux RND transporter periplasmic adaptor subunit has protein sequence MTGLKRLAASGGVALLLLALTGGAGVLMLRASGSSAPPAAHGGHAHGEGHKHDEEGVVTLSDAKVAAAAIELEKAGPATLRESLRLNGVIQPNQEAMAQVTPRFPGIVRSVRKRLGDMVAAGDVLATVESNQSLTVYELRAPIAGTIIERNAALGEYVSEQKPAFVVAELSTVWIDLSVYRRDFSRVRLGDAVVIDADDGGPPVETTISYVSPIGASDTQSAVARAVVPDGGRLRPGLFVTARLLLGAKPVALAVKLSALQTLDGKTVVFVRDGDKFAAREVELGARDDRMVEVLFGLLPDDVYAAKNSFVVKAELGKGSATHEH, from the coding sequence ATGACCGGCCTGAAACGCCTCGCCGCCAGCGGCGGCGTGGCCCTGCTGCTGCTGGCGTTGACTGGCGGCGCCGGCGTACTGATGCTCCGCGCGTCGGGCTCGAGCGCACCGCCCGCCGCGCACGGCGGTCACGCGCATGGCGAGGGCCACAAGCACGACGAGGAGGGCGTGGTCACGCTGTCCGACGCCAAGGTCGCCGCGGCGGCGATCGAACTCGAGAAAGCGGGACCCGCGACGTTGCGCGAGAGCCTGCGTCTCAACGGCGTCATCCAGCCCAACCAGGAGGCGATGGCGCAGGTCACGCCGCGCTTCCCCGGCATCGTGCGGAGCGTGCGAAAGCGGCTGGGAGACATGGTCGCTGCCGGCGACGTGCTGGCGACGGTCGAGAGCAACCAGAGCCTCACCGTGTACGAGCTGAGGGCGCCGATCGCCGGCACGATCATCGAGCGCAACGCGGCGCTGGGCGAGTACGTGTCGGAGCAGAAACCGGCCTTCGTCGTCGCCGAGCTGTCGACGGTGTGGATCGACCTCTCGGTCTACCGCCGCGATTTCAGCCGGGTCCGGCTCGGCGACGCGGTCGTGATCGACGCCGACGACGGCGGGCCGCCCGTCGAGACCACGATCTCCTACGTCTCGCCGATCGGCGCCAGCGACACCCAGAGCGCGGTGGCGCGCGCCGTCGTGCCGGACGGCGGACGCCTGCGTCCCGGCCTGTTCGTCACCGCCCGGCTGCTGCTCGGCGCCAAGCCGGTGGCGCTCGCGGTCAAGCTGAGCGCCCTGCAGACGCTCGACGGCAAGACCGTCGTTTTCGTGCGCGACGGCGACAAGTTCGCGGCCCGCGAGGTCGAGCTGGGCGCCCGCGACGACCGCATGGTCGAGGTGCTGTTCGGGCTGCTGCCGGACGACGTCTACGCCGCGAAGAACAGCTTCGTGGTCAAGGCGGAGCTGGGCAAGGGGAGCGCCACCCATGAGCACTGA
- a CDS encoding CusA/CzcA family heavy metal efflux RND transporter — protein sequence MSTEPASGGGWIDRILAASIRHRWLVAVAAIGVAILGAWNFTRLPIDAVPDITNVQVQINSSAPGYSPLETEQRVTFPIETAMGGLPNLHYTRSLSRYGLSQVTVVFKDGTDIYFARQLVNERIQQVKDQIPSGITTAMGPVSTGLGEIYMYAVEAKPGAVKPGGGAYTPTDLRTIQDWIIKPQLRTVPGIVEVNTIGGYPKQFHVLPDPARLMAFRLTFRDIMAALAANNGNVGAGYIERNGEQYLVRTPGQVANPEEILDIVIGSHGGVPVRVRDVAEVREGRELRSGAASLDGEEAVVGTAMLLIGENSRTAAQRVAARLAEIGRSLPDGVVARALYDRTTLVEATIATVERNLAEGALLVVAILFLLLGNLRAAVATALVIPLAMLFTVTGMVEHKVSANLMSLGAIDFGIIIDGAVIIVENCLRLLAVEQARLGRTLDRSERFATILAGSREVIGPSLFGTFIIAVVYLPVLTLTGVEGKMFTPMALTVLMALGGAAVLSMTFVPAAVALLVTGRVAEHENLFMRGARRIYGPALDFAIRHRLAVAASAAVLVAFTGLAASRMGGEFIPSLDEGDIALHAMRVPGTGVDQAVDMQRALEKALREFPEVKLVMSKIGTAEVATDPMPPNVADNFVILKPRAQWPDPKRSKADLVAAIEKRLAEVPGNNYEFTQPIQMRFNELISGVRADVGVKIFGDDLEALAAAAARVEAVLRTVPGAADVKTEQVSGLPVLTVRIDRAALSRYGVNVADVQEIVEIAVGGKSAGAVFEGDRKFDLVVRLPERLRIDFDAIGALPIPLPAAEPSTVARRGAPATAAGQPRYVPLSSVARIEIAPGPNQISREDGKRRIVVSANVRDRDLGSFVAEAQRRIAAEVKLPAGYWIGWGGQFEQLVSAAKRLTIVVPVALCLIFILLFMSLGSLADAALVFSGVPLALTGGVAALLMRGIPLSISAGVGFIALSGVAVLNGLVIIAFIQKLRAGGSPLLDAIREGALTRLRPVLMTALVASLGFVPMAVATGAGAEVQRPLATVVIGGIVSSTILTLLVLPALYALFRREVQPARATTSPVPETV from the coding sequence ATGAGCACTGAGCCGGCGTCCGGCGGCGGCTGGATCGACCGCATTCTCGCCGCCTCGATCCGCCACCGCTGGCTGGTGGCGGTCGCCGCGATCGGCGTCGCGATCCTCGGCGCGTGGAATTTCACGCGCCTGCCGATCGACGCCGTGCCCGACATCACCAACGTGCAGGTTCAGATCAACTCGAGCGCGCCGGGATACTCGCCGCTGGAGACCGAGCAACGCGTGACGTTCCCGATCGAGACGGCGATGGGCGGGCTGCCCAACCTGCACTACACGCGCTCGCTGTCGCGCTACGGGCTGAGCCAGGTGACGGTGGTCTTCAAGGACGGCACCGACATCTACTTCGCCCGCCAGCTCGTCAACGAGCGCATCCAGCAGGTGAAGGACCAGATCCCGTCGGGCATCACGACGGCGATGGGGCCGGTGTCGACCGGTCTAGGCGAGATCTACATGTACGCGGTCGAGGCGAAGCCCGGCGCGGTGAAGCCCGGCGGCGGCGCCTACACGCCGACCGATCTGCGCACCATCCAGGACTGGATCATCAAGCCGCAGCTGCGCACCGTGCCGGGGATCGTCGAGGTCAACACGATCGGCGGCTACCCGAAGCAGTTCCACGTCCTGCCCGACCCGGCGCGGCTGATGGCGTTCCGCCTGACGTTCCGCGACATCATGGCGGCGCTGGCGGCCAACAACGGCAACGTCGGCGCCGGCTACATCGAGCGCAACGGCGAGCAGTACCTGGTGCGCACGCCCGGCCAGGTCGCCAACCCCGAGGAGATCCTCGACATCGTGATCGGCTCGCATGGCGGCGTGCCGGTGCGCGTTCGCGACGTCGCCGAGGTGCGCGAGGGCCGCGAGCTGCGCTCCGGCGCGGCCAGTCTCGACGGCGAGGAGGCGGTGGTCGGCACCGCCATGCTGCTGATCGGCGAGAACAGCCGCACCGCCGCGCAGCGCGTCGCCGCCCGTCTGGCGGAGATCGGACGCTCGCTGCCCGACGGCGTCGTGGCGCGCGCGCTCTACGACCGCACCACGCTGGTCGAGGCGACAATCGCGACGGTGGAGCGCAACCTCGCCGAGGGCGCCCTGCTCGTGGTCGCGATCCTGTTCCTGCTGCTCGGCAACCTGCGCGCCGCCGTCGCCACGGCGCTGGTCATCCCGCTGGCCATGCTGTTCACCGTCACCGGCATGGTGGAGCACAAGGTCAGCGCCAACCTGATGAGCCTCGGCGCGATCGATTTCGGCATCATCATCGACGGCGCCGTCATCATCGTCGAGAACTGCCTGCGCCTGCTGGCCGTCGAGCAGGCGCGCCTCGGCCGGACGCTGGACCGCTCGGAGCGCTTCGCCACGATCCTCGCGGGATCGCGCGAGGTGATCGGCCCGTCGCTGTTCGGCACCTTCATCATCGCCGTCGTCTACCTGCCGGTGCTCACCCTCACCGGCGTCGAGGGGAAGATGTTCACGCCGATGGCGCTCACGGTGCTGATGGCGCTGGGCGGCGCGGCGGTCCTCTCGATGACCTTCGTGCCGGCCGCCGTCGCGCTGCTGGTCACCGGCCGCGTGGCCGAGCACGAGAACCTCTTCATGCGCGGCGCCCGGCGGATCTACGGCCCGGCGCTCGACTTCGCGATCCGGCACCGGCTGGCGGTGGCGGCCAGCGCGGCGGTGCTGGTCGCGTTCACCGGCCTGGCGGCGTCGCGCATGGGCGGCGAGTTCATCCCCTCGCTCGACGAGGGCGACATCGCGCTGCACGCCATGCGCGTGCCCGGCACCGGCGTCGACCAGGCGGTCGACATGCAGCGCGCCCTGGAGAAGGCGCTGCGCGAGTTCCCCGAGGTGAAGCTGGTGATGTCGAAGATCGGCACGGCCGAGGTCGCCACCGACCCGATGCCGCCGAACGTCGCCGACAATTTCGTGATCCTCAAGCCGCGCGCGCAATGGCCCGATCCGAAGCGCTCGAAGGCCGACCTGGTGGCGGCGATCGAGAAGCGGCTGGCCGAGGTGCCCGGCAACAACTACGAGTTCACCCAGCCGATCCAGATGCGCTTCAACGAGCTGATCTCCGGCGTGCGCGCCGACGTCGGGGTCAAGATCTTCGGCGACGACCTGGAGGCGCTGGCGGCCGCCGCGGCGCGCGTCGAGGCGGTGCTGCGGACGGTCCCCGGCGCCGCCGACGTCAAGACCGAGCAGGTCTCCGGCCTGCCGGTGCTGACCGTGCGGATCGACCGCGCGGCGCTGTCGCGTTACGGCGTCAACGTCGCCGACGTGCAGGAGATCGTCGAGATCGCGGTCGGCGGCAAGAGCGCCGGCGCGGTGTTCGAGGGCGACCGCAAATTCGACCTCGTCGTGCGCCTGCCGGAGCGGCTGCGGATCGATTTCGACGCCATCGGCGCGCTGCCGATCCCGCTGCCGGCGGCCGAGCCGTCCACCGTAGCCCGTCGCGGCGCTCCCGCGACGGCGGCCGGCCAGCCGCGCTACGTGCCGCTGTCGTCGGTGGCGCGCATCGAGATCGCGCCCGGCCCAAACCAGATAAGCCGCGAGGACGGCAAGCGCCGCATCGTCGTCAGCGCCAACGTGCGCGACCGCGATCTCGGCTCGTTCGTGGCCGAGGCGCAGCGCCGGATCGCCGCCGAGGTCAAGCTGCCGGCCGGCTACTGGATCGGCTGGGGCGGGCAGTTCGAGCAGCTCGTGTCGGCGGCCAAGCGCCTGACCATCGTCGTGCCGGTGGCGCTGTGCCTGATCTTCATCCTGCTGTTCATGAGCCTGGGGTCGCTGGCCGACGCCGCGCTGGTGTTCAGCGGCGTGCCGCTGGCGCTGACCGGCGGCGTCGCCGCCCTGCTGATGCGCGGCATCCCGCTGTCGATCAGCGCCGGAGTGGGCTTCATCGCGCTGTCGGGCGTGGCGGTGCTTAACGGCCTCGTCATCATCGCCTTCATCCAGAAGCTGCGGGCCGGCGGATCCCCGCTGCTCGACGCCATCCGCGAGGGCGCGCTGACGCGGCTGCGGCCGGTGCTGATGACGGCGCTGGTCGCCTCGCTCGGCTTCGTGCCCATGGCGGTGGCGACGGGCGCCGGCGCCGAGGTCCAGCGGCCGCTGGCCACCGTCGTGATCGGCGGCATCGTGTCCTCGACCATCCTCACCCTGCTCGTGCTGCCGGCGCTCTACGCGTTGTTCCGGCGCGAGGTCCAGCCGGCGCGCGCCACGACCTCGCCCGTCCCCGAAACCGTCTGA
- a CDS encoding glutathione S-transferase N-terminal domain-containing protein, producing MITFYYNLAPNPTKVALCLEEMELPYALMPVDTRKGEQHAPAFLAINPNAKVPAIVDGDATVFDSNAILLYLAEKTGKFLPGKSPAERGALLSWMMFVASGIGPYSGQAVHFRNFAPEPKDYAVNRYTFEAKRHWGIIEARLGKGRYMLGDTYTVVDMALWGWSRLVPFVLGPEAMKGMPNIQRHLDEINARPAAQRALALKEKHSFKAEMDDAARLAMFPHLATKVA from the coding sequence ATGATCACGTTCTACTACAATCTGGCGCCGAACCCGACCAAGGTGGCGCTGTGCCTCGAGGAGATGGAGCTGCCCTACGCGCTGATGCCCGTGGACACGCGCAAGGGCGAGCAGCACGCGCCGGCGTTCCTCGCCATCAACCCCAACGCCAAGGTGCCGGCCATCGTCGACGGCGACGCCACGGTGTTCGACAGCAACGCCATCCTGCTCTACCTCGCCGAGAAGACCGGCAAGTTCCTGCCGGGCAAGTCGCCGGCCGAGCGCGGCGCGCTGCTGAGCTGGATGATGTTCGTGGCCTCCGGCATCGGCCCCTACTCGGGCCAGGCCGTGCATTTCCGCAACTTCGCGCCCGAGCCCAAGGACTACGCCGTCAACCGCTACACCTTCGAGGCGAAGCGCCACTGGGGCATCATCGAGGCGCGGCTGGGCAAGGGCCGCTACATGCTGGGCGACACCTACACCGTGGTCGACATGGCGCTGTGGGGCTGGTCGCGGCTGGTGCCGTTCGTGCTCGGACCCGAGGCGATGAAGGGCATGCCGAACATCCAGCGCCACCTCGACGAGATCAACGCCCGTCCGGCGGCGCAGCGCGCGCTGGCGCTGAAGGAGAAGCACAGCTTCAAGGCCGAGATGGACGACGCCGCCCGGCTGGCGATGTTCCCCCACCTCGCGACGAAGGTCGCCTGA
- a CDS encoding DJ-1/PfpI family protein codes for MEGSVEDTTRREAAAGLAAVAAVIAGGGVGPALGQPSAPPAPAPAAAPPPAHDMHATPPHWRGTERIAFLIYPGFTALDMVGPHYMLTNLMGATVQIVARDAAPVRSDTGLVLTPDATFETCARDLDILCAPGGTTGTLAAMRDEATLRFLADRGGRAKFVTSVCTGSLLLGAAGLLDGYRATSHWLTKSLLPIFGAIPADGRVVRDRNRITGGGVTAGLDFGLSLVGDLRDRAYAEGVQLLAEYAPEPPFDAGTPARAPAPVRTMMEQMFAEFLVTAEAAGREAFARPRPR; via the coding sequence ATGGAGGGGAGCGTGGAGGACACGACGAGGCGGGAGGCCGCGGCCGGGCTGGCCGCGGTCGCCGCGGTGATCGCGGGCGGCGGCGTGGGGCCGGCGCTGGGACAGCCGTCGGCGCCGCCGGCCCCGGCACCGGCCGCCGCGCCGCCGCCGGCGCACGACATGCACGCGACGCCGCCGCATTGGCGAGGAACCGAGCGGATCGCGTTCCTGATCTATCCGGGCTTCACCGCCCTCGACATGGTCGGTCCGCACTACATGCTGACCAACCTGATGGGCGCGACGGTGCAGATCGTCGCGCGCGACGCGGCGCCGGTGCGCAGCGACACCGGCCTGGTCCTCACGCCCGACGCCACCTTCGAGACCTGCGCCCGCGACCTCGACATCCTGTGCGCGCCCGGCGGCACGACCGGCACGCTGGCGGCGATGCGCGACGAGGCGACGCTGCGCTTCCTCGCCGACCGCGGCGGCCGCGCCAAGTTCGTGACGTCGGTGTGCACCGGCTCGCTCCTGCTCGGCGCCGCCGGACTGCTCGACGGCTACCGCGCCACGTCGCACTGGCTCACCAAATCGTTGCTGCCGATCTTCGGCGCCATCCCCGCCGACGGCCGGGTCGTGCGCGACCGCAACCGCATCACAGGCGGCGGCGTCACGGCCGGGCTCGACTTCGGCCTGTCGCTGGTCGGCGATCTGCGCGACCGCGCCTACGCCGAGGGCGTCCAGCTGCTGGCCGAATACGCGCCGGAGCCGCCGTTCGACGCCGGCACGCCGGCCCGCGCGCCGGCGCCGGTGAGGACGATGATGGAGCAGATGTTCGCGGAATTCCTCGTCACCGCCGAGGCCGCCGGCCGCGAGGCGTTCGCGCGCCCGCGTCCGCGATAG